The Azospirillum thermophilum genome contains the following window.
CCGCCGCTGCCGCGTAGCAGCCGTTCCCACCCCCCAGAACCGCGATTTCCATGAGATTCTCCTCTGCGGCCATCTGGCTTCGATGCGGGTCGAAGGAAGGATGTCATTTGCATATGCAAGTGCATCTGCATATGTAGCGTACCGCAGATATTTTAGCCGTCAACTTTTTAGAGGTGATATGTAGAATGGACGGGCGGTGCCGGCCGGCCGCAGTGAGTCGACCTCGGGCCGGCGCCCGGGACGCTGCCTCCACAAGTTGCCGCCTCCGTCGGTTGCCCGAACGGTATGCGGGCACGGCAACCTATATCATCGGTGGTAAGTTGATGGCTTTTGGTGGATCTTCCACCACAATTCGTTGAACTCTCGACTTTTCAGCTTCAAAGAATGACAATGACCGAATAAAGGAGTGGGCCGTTCAGAAGGGACTGGATCCGAGGCCGGCGCCTCGTCCGCAACCCGTCGCCACAGGGCCTGTTCGCATCGAGGATCTTCCATGGGTTCGAAAGCCACCAGCCCCCGACGCGCGCCGACGGCGCGCAATCCCCAGCTCGCCCGGCAGGCGCCGCAACCGGTGCTCGCCGGTCCGCCGGAGGCGACCATTGCCGAGCCGCCCGCCGATCCCTCGCCGTCGCAGGGCCGGGCAACGCGGCCGGGGCGGGCCGATCATGCCGAGATCCGGCTGTGGCTTCGCCTGCTGTTCTGCGCCAACCGCATCGAATCGATCCTGCAGAGCCGGCTGAACAAGGCCTTCGGCCTGTCGCTGGCCCGCTTCGACCTGCTCGCCCAGCTCGAACGCGCCGGCGAGGGTCTGACGATGACCGAGGTCTCGCGCCGCATGATGGTGACCAACGGCGCCACCACCAGCCTGGTGGACCGGCTGGTCGAGGACGGGCTCGTCTCGCGCGAGGCCCATCCCCAGGATCGCCGCACCAACATCATCAGCCTGACGCCGCTCGGCCGCGACCGCTTCCTCGCCATGGCGCGGGAGCATGAGGGCTGGCTGGTCGGCCTGCTCTCCGACCTCGATCCGGAGACCAAGACCGCCCTGCTGGACGGGCTGGGCGACCTCAAGCACCGGCTGGACAAGATCACCGAGTAGGACGGGCCGGGGGACGAAGCAGGCCGGCACCGCCTGGTTTTCCGGGCGGGCTTGCCCCGGTCCGGTCCGGCCGCTACTCTTCGCGCATCAACGCCACCGCCCTGCCGATCCTTCCGCCCGCCGGCCCTCCCGTCCACCGGCCTCCTGTCCGTTGTGCAACGGGCGCACAATGTTCGTGTGCGAAGCAACGCACCAAGTCGTTGTTCCGGAACGACAAAATAGCGGTTTTCGCATTGTGCGCCAAATGAACGCCGCACAACGCGCACAATCGGGCCCTGCCGGCACCCCCGGCCGGGCGGCACGCCCCGCGCCGCCGCCCC
Protein-coding sequences here:
- a CDS encoding MarR family winged helix-turn-helix transcriptional regulator, with product MGSKATSPRRAPTARNPQLARQAPQPVLAGPPEATIAEPPADPSPSQGRATRPGRADHAEIRLWLRLLFCANRIESILQSRLNKAFGLSLARFDLLAQLERAGEGLTMTEVSRRMMVTNGATTSLVDRLVEDGLVSREAHPQDRRTNIISLTPLGRDRFLAMAREHEGWLVGLLSDLDPETKTALLDGLGDLKHRLDKITE